In the Plasmodium chabaudi chabaudi strain AS genome assembly, chromosome: 13 genome, one interval contains:
- a CDS encoding potassium channel K2, putative, with amino-acid sequence MKIEFLSINDIFFLVKNGFKYVLALFNGFYLIKIVSYPNEHSIIIDKMIYIGIGILLKIILIIIYWIYFMDIYVLKKKCNKKFFGNVFCNSNKIVDTNISTTIIESDDFEYKKLIKKFFFKKIYYSLKKSHKIVELYMLKIYNSDFNCYFCTIRDILYAIIWYISLYYWRRDEYNILWSFNKIPIYLYNILLILLSSSYLDLVMIIISYNKSKYHIMKSKLLIDVFFSSPSAFFFSRHFFGLENGIDIYFLMGFLRVIKVFLNVSYAKTEHNYILTNTEIKVIRIILGVLLLCNAFASTLYTIQGIHPYNIDNHDLYYILSNYLDYFYFSIISISTVGYGDIIPTNKLSRVVCIFFIFWTFIWVPIQFNDLIISIFCKKETYGKLSMNNQKLILLIGDVQPEQLNTFFFESVAYGNKLKFHILTTYPINLYEEQIKIADNYCISIYIKNFDLNEKHNTNLLYSVNAQNAYYMFLFSNKFNNGHYNIDTKSFTRLLILAKFLHGEKKNAVIELRNKCVSNIVKSIGCEHFPIVNLKYSLIVKNLVCPGFITFLSNLFTAYDYNENPYYFNNSNYFHSFNFISEFNKGSIAKIFSFAVHDNMIGLNFDKLFYRLYESLGILLIGIETSNMNNNHFVYSNKKKTKFFFGNMNRSMIKGNEISHRTRRASQIGEQKKSKFKLVYLCFLKRYLHSLSRYKCNNTKMNKHNKKYYLKQMPSLLEMLNDHVHLTKKSNLSTPIWNNGIKESYKEQNKKSYHYIIDTNNINIVHKNNILEKGKKDRGDKYIGNKHATDICISTYESYKNNRLRNRRPKNRKPYLGMLKNCDNELIHTKKMNNYYECYSNNSNINEINIQNKRNEKPKCYLNLLGKNYFMKENDKCIVLANSKKVINYLSKAKNLFWLFEISSTKIDKITYDLKSIIKTKQFFNKTSTSNFAKNIPIMSYMKNKSIINKHDSKIMPMDYYGLFNGYKSFRVFPQRNYGVNKNNLKVSCKESFNNGMNSNSSGDRSNSSTKLGIYKNTLSLTKIYNENSHINSNSNDNYTVNYEHNDQSFFKGCVNWGGCNHGNISIRENTQNEVYPTKDTMNNVVKMEEGKYTFEVNLNDTILVENDYTTFQKENINNFAPIKKSNNNSNHNSKCEQIRQLNNNFMFKKNENKTKRKNDKQNTNDILERGKNAVAYSYLDAYQKYFIHGAKNKKLLLLINYTSNIIQLIKLINKTCKYNIIILTSEISGINMHHIYNVVFIKCKTMDDYILLNAGLLQAEYILILPTEVNDINEINEIDMNNIILTRKITYLLKKKKRNYFINNIITELINPTNIIFLEENNMIKMTEKKSSYSDFFPYINSTQFYSSNIISETMLYNFMVHHKSFTKFPVCNNTLKCLIKDINIIYVCELRKYSDFSFKKIKTFRDLFLFLSKKSIIAIALYRKGDKHVPFYIYTKPCENCSIRFDDIVYVL; translated from the coding sequence atgaaaatcgAATTTCTTTCTATAAatgacatattttttttagtaaaaaaTGGTTTCAAATATGTGCTTGCTTTGTTTAACggattttatttaataaaaattgtgtcGTACCCTAATGAGCatagtattattatagacaagatgatatatataggaataggaatattattgaaaataatcctaataataatatattggatatattttatggatatttatgtattaaaaaaaaaatgtaataaaaaattctttGGGAATGTTTTTTgtaattcaaataaaatagtagATACAAATATAAGCACAACAATAATAGAATCAGAtgattttgaatataagaaattgattaagaaatttttttttaaaaaaatatattattcattaaaaaaaagtcaCAAAATAGtggaattatatatgctaaagatatataatagtGATTTTAACTGCTACTTTTGCACCATACgagatatattatatgccaTAATATGGTACATTAGCTTATATTATTGGAGAAGagatgaatataatattttatggtcttttaacaaaatacctatatatctatataacatattaCTAATCCttttatcatcatcatATCTTGATTTAGTTATGATTATAATCAGCTACAACAAAAGTAAATATCATATTATgaaatcaaaattattaatagatGTCTTTTTTAGTTCTCCAagtgcattttttttttcaagaCATTTTTTTGGTCTAGAAAATGGAAtcgatatatattttttaatgggATTTTTAAGAGTCATTAAAGTATTTCTCAATGTTTCTTATGCAAAAACAGAAcacaattatattttgacaAATACTGAAATAAAAGTTATTCGTATTATACTAGGAGTATTGCTATTATGTAATGCCTTTGCTTCAACTCTTTATACTATACAAGGCATCCATCCATATAATATAGACAACCATgatctttattatattctcaGTAATTACTTAgattatttctatttttcaATCATATCTATTTCTACAGTTGGCTATGGGGATATCATTCCTACTAATAAATTAAGTAGGGttgtttgtatattttttatattttggaCATTTATTTGGGTTCCAATACAATTTAAtgatttaattatttcgaTTTTCTGCAAAAAAGAGACCTATGGAAAACTTAGTATGAATaatcaaaaattaattttactaATTGGAGATGTCCAACCTGAACAAttaaatacttttttttttgaatcaGTAGCATATGggaataaattaaaatttcaCATACTAACTACCTATcctataaatttatatgaagaacaaataaaaatagcagATAACTATTGTATATCAATatacattaaaaattttgacttaaatgaaaaacacAACACTAATCTATTATATAGTGTCAATGCGCAAAATGCTTATTATATGTTTCTGTTttctaataaatttaataatggcCATTATAATATAGACACTAAATCTTTTACACGGTTATTAATTTTAGCAAAGTTTTTACatggagaaaaaaaaaatgcagtTATTGAATTGCGAAATAAATGTGTATCCAACATAGTTAAATCTATTGGGTGTGAGCATTTTCCTATTGTTAATctaaaatattctttaatagtaaaaaatttagTATGCCCTGGATTTATAACTTTTCTTTCGAATTTATTTACAGCATATgattataatgaaaatccttattattttaataatagtaattattttcattcttttaattttatatccGAGTTTAATAAAGGATCTATAGCAAAgatattttcttttgctGTTCATGATAATATGATTGGGTTAAATTTTgacaaattattttacagATTATATGAATCATTGGGGATTTTACTTATAGGAATTGAAACGTCTAACATGAATAATAAccattttgtatattcaaataagaaaaaaacaaaatttttctttGGAAATATGAATAGAAGTATGATTAAGGGAAATGAAATAAGTCACCGAACTAGACGAGCAAGCCAAATAGgggaacaaaaaaaatcgaaattTAAACTTGTATATTTGTGCTTTCTAAAAAGGTATCTTCATTCACTTAGTAGATATAAATGCAATAAcacaaaaatgaataagcacaataaaaaatattatttaaaacaaatgcCTAGTTTGTTAGAAATGTTAAACGATCATGTGCACCTTACGAAAAAATCGAATCTAAGCACACCAATATGGAATAATGGTATAAAAGAATCTTATAAAgagcaaaataaaaaaagttatcaTTACATAATTGACACAAACAACATTAATATAgtgcataaaaataatattctaGAAAAGGGAAAGAAAGACAGAGgggataaatatataggtAATAAACACGCTACTGATATATGTATCAGTACATATgaaagttataaaaataataggtTAAGGAATCGACGCCCAAAAAATAGAAAGCCTTATCTTGGGATGTTAAAGAATTGTGACAACGAATTAATTCATACGAAAAAgatgaataattattatgagTGCTACAGCAACAatagtaatataaatgaaataaatatccaaaataaaagaaatgaaaaaccAAAATGCTATTTGAATTTATTAGGGAAAAACTATTTCatgaaagaaaatgataaatgtATAGTTCTTGCAAACTCAAAGAAggttataaattatttatcaaaggccaaaaatttattttggttATTTGAAATAAGCAGTACAAAAATAGATAAAATTACATATGATTTAAAATCGAtcataaaaacaaaacaattCTTTAACAAAACCTCGACTTCTAATTtcgcaaaaaatattcctaTTATGTcgtatatgaaaaataaatctatAATCAATAAGCATGattcaaaaataatgcCTATGGATTATTATGGTTTATTCAATGGATATAAAAGTTTTCGAGTCTTTCCCCAAAGAAATTATGgagtaaataaaaataatttaaaagtaTCCTGCAAAGAAAGTTTTAATAACGGTATGAATAGTAATAGTAGTGGTGATAGAAGTAACAGTTCGACCAAACTtggcatatataaaaacacaTTGTCTTTAactaaaatttataatgaaaatagcCATATTAATTCGAACTCAAATGATAATTACACTGTAAATTATGAGCACAATGATCAATCTTTTTTCAAAGGATGTGTAAATTGGGGAGGTTGCAACCATGGCAACATAAGTATACGTGAAAATACACAAAATGAAGTATATCCAACCAAAGATACAATGAATAATGTGGTTAAAATGGAAGAAGGCAAATATACTTTCGAGGTTAATCTAAATGATACTATATTGGTGGAAAATGATTACACTACATTTCAAAAAGagaatattaataattttgctccaataaaaaaaagtaataacAATAGTAATCATAATAGCAAATGCGAACAAATAAGACAGTTAAATAATAACTtcatgtttaaaaaaaatgaaaataaaacaaaaagaaaaaatgataaacaGAATactaatgatatattagaAAGAGGGAAAAATGCCGTGGCCTATTCCTATTTGGATGCATaccaaaaatattttattcatggcgcaaaaaataaaaaattattactattaataaattatacttcaaatataatacaGCTAATTaagttaataaataaaacatgcaagtataacataattatattgacAAGTGAAATATCAGGTATTAATAtgcatcatatatataatgttgtttttataaaatgtaaaacTATGGATGACTATATCTTATTAAATGCCGGATTGCTTCAAGCAGAatacatattaattttacCAACAGAAgttaatgatataaatgaaattaatgaaatagacatgaataatataatattaacacGAAAAATTACATACttgctaaaaaaaaaaaaaagaaattattttataaataacatAATCACAGAATTGATTAACCctacaaatattatttttcttgaagaaaataatatgataaaaatgactgaaaaaaaatcgtCTTATAGTGATTTCTTTCCTTATATAAACTCTACTCAATTTTATAGTAGTAATATAATTTCTGAAACAATGctgtataattttatggTACATCATAAAAGTTTCACAAAATTTCCAGTGTGTAATAACACATTGAAATGtttaataaaagatattaacataatttatgtatGTGAATTAAGGAAATATTCTGATTtctcttttaaaaaaattaaaacatttcGTGAtcttttccttttcttatcaaaaaaatctATTATAGCAATAGCTTTATATAGAAAAGGAGACAAGCATGTCcccttttatatttacacaaAACCTTGCGAAAATTGTTCAATACGATTTGATGATATTGTTTATGTTTTGTAG